The DNA window TATCCAAAAATGCTTCTCGAAATCTATAATTTGATTCTCTACCACGATAATTCCTTCACTTTCCAATAATTGTTGCATTAGGTTTGTCCCTTCGAAATGGTGTTTTCCGGTAAGTAATCCTTTTCTATTCACCACGCGATGTGCTGGAACATCCTCGAGATTGTGGGCTGCATTCATTGCCCAACCCACCATTCTGGCCGATCGAGCGGTTCCTAATGCTTTTGCAATAGCGCCATAGCTTGTCACTTTTCCG is part of the Flavobacterium nackdongense genome and encodes:
- a CDS encoding MGMT family protein; translated protein: MEKSNDNFFEKVYAIARQIPYGKVTSYGAIAKALGTARSARMVGWAMNAAHNLEDVPAHRVVNRKGLLTGKHHFEGTNLMQQLLESEGIIVVENQIIDFEKHFWIPEIQI